The genomic stretch TTCTGGCAGTCCTGAAGTGTGAGGTACTCCAGGCTGAGGCATCCCTCAGCGGCGCTTCTGGTCATGCCTGCCAGGTGTCCGATGCCCACGTCGGAGACGTGCCTGCAGCTTCTCAGGTTGAGGCTCTTGAGTCTGTGCAAACCCCACGCAATCAGCAGCAAGCCCGTATTTGTGATGTTGCTGCAGCCACCCAGCTCCAGCACCTCCAAGTTCTTAAGATACTGAGCTATCCTGCCCAAGCTGGAGTCCGTAATCTGCTTGCACAGGCTCAGGTTGAGAACACGCAACGAGGAGATCTCCTGGACGAAAGCGTGCCCCAGGCCGTTGTCAGTCAGGTTGTAGCAGCCGCTCAGGTTCAGGCTCTCGATGTTGGGCATGCCCTGGATCACATAGCTCAGGCTGCGCCTCAGGCTGAGGATCTGCACCCTCCGGATGCCCCGGGCCTGAAGGCTGGGGAACAGGGACGGGTTGGCCCTCCTGAGATGCAGCTTGGCTTCCACCCCCCTCCACACGGACTTGTGGTAGGACGCGTCTCTCCACGCCGTGCACACTTGGGCCACCCGGCCTTTGTCCCTCACGTCCAAGTAACTGAAAATCATGGCTAAAATCTCTGGGAAGAGGCACGAGACGTGCGTCTCCATCTTAACATGCGCGTAAAAATGTATACGCGACCCACAAGTTCACTTCCCTCTTCGCttaaggagggaaaaaaataataaaaaagatccTCCAAATCTCCGGTTGCGTTTCTTTTCCTACATTTAAGTGTGGGTAGATCGATCAACTCCTGGGACACGCGCAGGGGGTCTGCAAAAGCCGGAGGAGGGACGCACGGGGGGGGGAAGCTGCTTTCCAACACAAACCGACAGTAAAACCGGAGGGGAAACGCTCGCGCTCGGTCACACGACGCTGCCCGTCTCGTGTTGAGATAACCGTCTCCGCTCTCCGCGAGGATCCAGGCGGTCGtacatttttcttctcttccccCCCCccggaaaaaaaaatcttcaaaacTGCCTCAAAGCCGAAAGTGGGTGAAGAATTGCGAGCTGCGTGAGCGTCGGTTCAGACCGCTATCCCCGAAAAATAAACCGAGCTTTCGCGTCGCGTTTGCGCTCCGCTCGCACGCATTGCCAAGCCGAGGGGCTTCCTGCTGCCTTTGTCTGATCTTTTCAAACTGACTTGGCAGGGCCGCCTGCACCGCGCTGCTCCGGGGGTGGGAGGAGCGTATACAAAACCGAGTCGGAGTTTCATGTGGGAAAATAAAAGCCGAGAATCTAATCCTTCATCCCGTCCTGCTGTCTACGTGTTGTCAGTTCGTGCGTTTTGCTTTCAGTACAGCCCGACTAGAATCGTTGCTTCTCATCTGTTTTGCGTCCCCCTTTCTCAGACGAAAATGGTTTCGCCCAACTCAGCTGGAACAGTAAGAATAGTTCCCCTGGAAACCAACTTCTTACAATTCAGTTCACTTTACCCTTAACCCTCTCACCGCCGAGCCGGATCACCTcccgtttatttatttatcctctcTTTTTCCACAGACGCACTGTGTTATAGCCAATATCTTAATActcaaaataaactaaaaagtttcgatttattatttttatttgcacatataataaaaatgataagtTATGTTCTCATCGTTTGAGGAGAAATCATTACACTGTAGTCAGAGTTACATAACAAAAGTCCTGCTGGTATAAAAAAGTTGATGAATTGTAAAAACTAGGATAAGGGTCCTTCTATTGTGTGTTTTCTATTCATCCCCAACccccacaccaacacacacatacacatatacacacacacacatatacacacacacacacacacacacacaaacacacatatacacacacacacaaacacacatatacacacacacacacaagttagtcttactatccttgtgaggacccACTGATATAGGTATTAAACAcagctaattaattaattaatgctcCGTTTACACCTAAACCTaaccctgaccttaaccccagCAACCAGAAGGAAATAATAGTTCTCATTAAGTTTTttactgttgttattgttgtttgtttcctttaaaaataaataaaacctgctTTTCCCCAGAAGGTTagaaaatacaaaacaacacagtcatatatctatatattatatttctaaataaataaataaataaataaataaaacttaaaagTCATAAAACCGTAAAAATCATGTAAACCCtaataaatcatgtcagtttATTACtcatacaaacaaacaaggaaACATTGTTTTAATATGCGAAGCAATGTGAATCCTGAACACATCCTAATAAGTGAAGATGATCTAGCACATATAAGTAAATGCAATTAACTTAAATTCTTCATTTTATATTCACTGTTACATCAAAGGGGTCGTCTCTTTCTTAACTCTTTatgctaaaaatatttttttttacagtaattttCTCAGATTTGGTTAGATTTGTggtaaagaggtaaagaagcgagtgcaggcaggttggaatgggtggagaaaggtgttcgggagttctgtgtgatagaaaaatatcggtGAGAATCAAGGgcaaggtgtacaagacagtggtgagaccggccatgctgtatggtttagaggcagtgtcactgaggaagagacaggagtcagagctggaggtagcagagctgaagatgttgaggttctctttgggagggacacggtcagataggattaggaacgagtacatcagagggacggctcgtGTTGGACGTtttggggacaaagttagggaggacagattaagatggtttggacatgttcagaggagggagagtgagtatattggtaggagaatgttggacagggagctgccaggcaggaggcaaagaggaaggccaaagaggaggtatatggatgtaataaatgaggatatgaagctagtgggtgcaagtgttgaggatgcagaagatagggataggtggagagagatgattcgctgtggagacccctgaaggggaAAGCCCAAAGAAGTTAGATTTGTGTTAGAAAGATACAATATCCTGGAGTaggaaagtgaaataaaaatgttgctGTAAGAATGAATCCAAAATGTAACACTCagagatttagatttagatctATAGCATGCAACATTTGGgataaaagacaaaacaaaacaaaagcggGTCAGAGTGTTGTCTTACAGGCTTAACTCTTACTTAATACTTATTATTCTCTttaaaagagttttttttaattccaccTTTTGCATAATTCCCAACTATTAGGCCCCACCCCCTGTAataccctcctcctcctcctcttcctcctcttcctccttttccCTTCTCCTTATCTAGTGTTTGTTATCTGATATGACAGCGAAGCGTTTGCAGAAACTACTGGAGTATGTCAGAGCGGCAGAAGAGCGGAGGAAGAAGAGCAGCACAAACGCCTTGGTGTTTACAGGAGAAAATGCAACACAGCAAAACTGACAGCCCGAGTCGAACATTCCCGCTAGTTTTCCTCCCGTTCTCGTTCTCGCCGCATCTCCGTGCTGACACTGTGTGTTGACAATAACCCtccaaaataataaagaaaagaaaaaatgcacaGCATGTAGAAAAATTACATCTCGTCAGTCAATACAGTTATAACTGTGTAATAAAGTCTGATTTGCGTCAACATGGACTCGTTAAGCCTTTAATATCCGTCTTATTATTGCATAATTAACCcccatttatctatctatctatctatctatctatctatctatctatctatctatctatctatctatctatctatctatctatctatctattcaaatgaagagacaaataaaaagaaattttgcttttgtttcttttttaaatttcattttcattgatTCTTCTCCTGTTTTTTGAAACACCACATAACCTATCAGCAAAGAGCCCTGCTCCAAGCCCCGCCCCCAAACCATGCTCCAAGCCCCGCCCCCAGGTCCCACTGCTAACAGGTTGCTACAGAAACCTGACTAGCTTTTTGctgtgctgttttaggaaaataatcaacgacagcTAGGATTCTTTTCCAATAataagtgattattatttctcttagaccacagcaatttttttctaaacattagaatcacttttttttttgttatatttgttaaAGGACCTTGTACATTAAATGTTGTGGAACCTCTGCAAAGCTTTGCTTCAAATtgaaatttgcattggcataaGAAGCATTTTCGTCACACAAACGAACCGAACCGGACACCGGCTAAGTTGCACGTACGTCCCgaagccgttcaaaacttgttagcatcagtggaaagccaagcgaagcgagtttatgatttttttggtcagtgaaagctgttatgaaagagtcaacccacgataccaacattgccttcagcatgcgttcaaaagctagatgattttcgggtgtttttttgttgacagattggtggtgttggtggtctgatctatttttagcccaagcttggtgacgccacttcctgtgaggagtcttgacatggaatgcttgtcttgggtcagttctttgtaagcagccgtacagtttacatacgcttcatattgggaatatttttgggtggctggaaccatttaaattattactattattattaaattatttcttatgggaaaattcatttcacaatacagattttcaccttaagaactcgcctccagaacgaattaaattcgtatgcagaggttccactgtatttccttttaggctgatggtatcccaACTCTGTGACCTAGTAAAgcagtgttgatgtattcactgatagagacttcaaagcacttttgtacatcgctctggataagagcgtctgccaaaagccagaaatgtaaatatgaaggttatgggccttgctctagagtccagcagtggcagctcggtgttgctgggattcaaactcacaaccttctgatcagaagaACAACATTTTATCCAGTGAGCTACCACTTTATTTAGTCTTCAACCTGATGACAAAAATATCCCTTTaatttcagtgtgttacagagaaactgtaAAGCAGGAGTCTAACTGGTCATACACTTACCTGGCGGGGGCAATACCATGATCAAGGAGGTGGTTTGCCCAAAGCGAGGCTCAGCCATTGCACTCGGGCTGTGCTGACCTTTGCGAATTCCCCAAATGCGGGAATCTCGACTGCATAATTTCGCGCTCTCCCCTTTCACTTTTTTTGGAAATTTCCCCATGGTGGgacgaataaaggtttatcttatctaACATGTTGCTTCTGAGTAGCTCACCTAAAGTTTTATAGAATGTGTACAAAATTAATCAAATCAACTcaataaacctgtttaaattTCATCCCAGTCAACCTCACAAATTGAAGTAGTTtaaataaaggataaagaaaacacatggcaaATCCATTCAACAGCATTAGGAATACAACTACGATGCTGtaggaagatgcaggacaagTGAGCTATAAACATTTCTTATTAGTTATATTCGTAGTAAAatactgtttaatatttcctgttgcacatgcatatgattgccataaaaaaaaactat from Hemibagrus wyckioides isolate EC202008001 linkage group LG19, SWU_Hwy_1.0, whole genome shotgun sequence encodes the following:
- the fbxl14b gene encoding F-box/LRR-repeat protein 14b, translating into METHVSCLFPEILAMIFSYLDVRDKGRVAQVCTAWRDASYHKSVWRGVEAKLHLRRANPSLFPSLQARGIRRVQILSLRRSLSYVIQGMPNIESLNLSGCYNLTDNGLGHAFVQEISSLRVLNLSLCKQITDSSLGRIAQYLKNLEVLELGGCSNITNTGLLLIAWGLHRLKSLNLRSCRHVSDVGIGHLAGMTRSAAEGCLSLEYLTLQDCQKLTDLSLKHISKGLARLKVLNLSFCGGISDAGMIHLSHMTSLWSLNLRSCDNISDTGIMHLAMGTLRLSGLDVSFCDKIGDQSLAYVAQGLYQLKSLSLCSCHISDDGINRMVRQMHELRTLNIGQCVRITDKGLELIADHLTQLTGIDLYGCTKITKRGLERITQLPCLKVLNLGLWQMTESEKVR